A single window of Gossypium arboreum isolate Shixiya-1 chromosome 13, ASM2569848v2, whole genome shotgun sequence DNA harbors:
- the LOC108451235 gene encoding probable methyltransferase TCM_000331 encodes MASSANVHCTNAPGKQISYANNSSLQKKVQLKTRPFLEDTIKDMLSKMVPVPCIKVADLGCASGPNTFFPACEIVGIVTRICGEAHSESPELQVFLNDLPQNDFNTVFKSVPSFNGRPCFIAGVAGSFYQRLFPSNSIHFVHSSYCLHWLSKVPEGVKNNKGNIHIGKSSPPNVSKAYSEQFRNDFSKFLRFRYEEMISGGRMLLTFIGRSITDPASKDYCTTWDLLTKSLLDLVAEGLVCKSEVDSFNVPYYYPCKEEVREFIEKNGSFILDKLESFEMNWDFEDDICNENFIFEKSKSGQNVANCIRAITESMIASHFGKTIIDDLYSRFAQHVGEHLSSEKTKYATIVVSMTKK; translated from the exons ATGGCATCATCTGCAAATGTTCATTGCACCAACGCCCCTGGCAAACAAATTAGCTATGCCAATAATTCCTCACTACAA AAAAAAGTGCAATTGAAGACAAGGCCATTCCTAGAGGATACCATCAAAGACATGTTGAGCAAGATGGTTCCTGTTCCTTGTATTAAGGTGGCTGATTTGGGTTGTGCTTCGGGTCCTAACACATTCTTCCCTGCATGTGAAATTGTGGGAATCGTCACTAGGATTTGCGGAGAAGCACATTCTGAATCGCCTGAGCTTCAAGTGTTCCTTAATGATCTTCCCCAAAATGATTTCAACACTGTGTTTAAATCTGTTCCCTCATTCAATGGGAGGCCTTGTTTCATAGCCGGAGTAGCAGGTTCTTTTTATCAGAGGCTTTTTCCGAGTAACAGCATTCACTTCGTGCATTCTTCTTACTGTCTTCATTGGCTCTCAAAG GTACCAGAAGGAGTCAAGAACAACAAAGGGAACATACATATAGGAAAGTCGAGCCCTCCTAATGTATCGAAAGCTTATTCGGAGCAATTTCGAAATGATTTCTCTAAATTCTTACGCTTTCGCTATGAAGAAATGATAAGTGGAGGACGAATGCTTCTTACCTTCATTGGTAGGAGCATTACTGATCCTGCAAGTAAAGACTATTGCACTACATGGGATCTACTAACCAAATCGCTCCTCGACTTGGTGGCCGAG GGGTTGGTGTGCAAATCTGAAGTGGATTCATTCAATGTGCCTTACTATTACCCTTGCAAAGAAGAAGTGAGGGAATTCATTGAAAAAAATGGGTCTTTTATTCTCGACAAATTAGAAAGTTTCGAAATGAATTGGGATTTCGAAGACGATATTTGCAACGAAAATTTCATATTCGAAAAGAGTAAAAGCGGGCAAAATGTTGCAAATTGCATACGAGCAATTACAGAATCTATGATTGCTAGTCATTTTGGAAAGACCATAATTGATGATCTGTATTCAAGATTTGCACAACATGTGGGTGAGCATTTGTCAAGTGAGAAGACAAAGTATGCTACTATTGTTGTTTCGATGACTAAGAAATAG
- the LOC108450611 gene encoding metal tolerance protein 4 translates to MESGGSNSGVKTALLTSGENGKRVRFVRRNSVNSLRNDFMLRLPDKVRTGLDAESPFDIDVSKTKGLTQGEKEYYKTQFETLKSFEEVDAIGHAETSDDEYEDEERIQHERAMKISNYANIVLLAFKLYATIKSGSIAIAASTLDSLLDLMAGGILWFTHSTMKNTNIYKYPIGKLRIQPVGIVIFAAVMATLGFQVFVQAVEQLIADEPTEKMSADKLMWLYTIMLSATFVKLALWIYCKSSTNKIVRAYAKDHYFDVVTNVVGLLAAVLGDKFYWWLDPAGAIALAIYTITNWSGTVMENAVSLVGQSAPPEFLQKLTYLVIRHPHVKRVDTVRAYTFGVLYFVEVDIELPEDLPLKEAHNIGETLQIKIEKIPEVERAFVHLDFECEHKPEHSVLSRLPNSKD, encoded by the exons ATGGAGAGCGGTGGCTCGAATTCAGGTGTCAAAACGGCGTTGTTGACCAGCGGTGAGAACGGGAAACGTGTTCGGTTCGTTCGGCGTAACTCGGTTAACTCACTCAGGAATGATTTTATGTTAAGGTTGCCTGATAAGGTTCGGACTGGTCTTGATGCTGAATCTCCTTTCGACATTGATGTTTCCAAGACCAAAGGCTTAactcaag GTGAAAAGGAATACTACAAAACACAATTTGAGACCCTAAAATCATTTGAAGAAGTTGATGCCATTGGTCACGCTGAAACCAGTGATGATGAATATGAAGATGAAGAACGAATCCAACATGAAAGAGCTATGAAAATTTCTAATTATGCAAACATTGTCTTGCTAGCTTTTAAG CTCTATGCTACTATAAAGAGTGGTTCCATAGCCATTGCAGCATCAACATTAGATTCTTTACTCGATCTCATGGCCGGTGGCATACTTTGGTTCACTCACTCGACCATGAAAAACACGAACATCTACAAGTATCCAATCGGAAAACTACGGATACAGCCGGTCGGTATTGTCATATTTGCTGCAGTGATGGCTACACTAG GGTTTCAAGTGTTTGTCCAAGCAGTGGAACAGCTAATAGCAGATGAACCTACAGAGAAAATGTCTGCAGATAAATTAATGTGGTTATACACCATAATGTTGTCTGCTACATTTGTGAAACTTGCCCTTTGGATTTACTGCAAAAGCTCGACGAACAAGATCGTCCGAGCTTACGCAAAG GATCACTATTTCGATGTGGTAACAAATGTAGTAGGATTACTTGCAGCCGTTCTGGGTGATAAATTTTATTGGTGGCTCGATCCCGCCGGTGCTATCGCTCTCGCGATTTATACGATAACGAACTGGTCAGGAACTGTTATGGAAAACGCCG TTTCGCTAGTAGGACAATCAGCTCCACCCGAATTTCTACAAAAACTGACATACCTCGTCATCAGACATCCGCATGTTAAGCGTGTCGACACGGTCCGAGCTTATACCTTCGGCGTTCTTTACTTCGTAGAG GTTGACATTGAACTGCCTGAAGATTTGCCATTAAAAGAAGCACATAACATAGGTGAGACATTGCAGATAAAGATCGAGAAAATTCCAGAAGTTGAACGTGCATTTGTTCATCTTGATTTTGAATGTGAGCATAAACCAGAGCACTCTGTTCTTAGCAGGCTACCAAACAGTAAAGactaa